A window of Dorea formicigenerans contains these coding sequences:
- a CDS encoding HAMP domain-containing sensor histidine kinase has product MEKIRNLSLKKTMVLYTILSLIVTFFLSVSIIEIAGQIQEEVWWKYVDQDEYYQAMNDRNENFEVVVPRPNQSKMSRMDWHISETCDFLRTYGVLLFSFAGCGIAVSLFYKNKLKRPIQELKMASQMIAEEDLDFHMAYENEDEMGMLCREFERMRGQLEENNRRLWQMIEDERVLRAAIAHDIRSPLAIMRGYQEMLLEFVPEDMLDQEKMMEMLRGGMLQIERMNHFIDSMRKMTKLEERELNCSVVDIRQLINQIEALAEVVVEKSEKNFTVTTVRESEILTADEEIIMEVADNLLANAFRYANQEVRLKLTVTPQYLKMSIRDDGIGFQENIDRVTQAFYHENPQDDLKHFGMGMYISRIYCERHGGKLLIKNVADGGAEVEAVFKNYVLEEQQQK; this is encoded by the coding sequence ATGGAAAAGATAAGAAATTTATCCTTGAAAAAGACAATGGTTTTATATACGATACTCAGCTTGATTGTCACTTTTTTTCTTTCTGTGTCAATTATTGAGATTGCCGGGCAGATACAGGAGGAGGTCTGGTGGAAGTACGTGGATCAGGACGAGTATTATCAGGCAATGAATGACCGCAATGAAAATTTTGAGGTAGTGGTACCGAGACCGAATCAGAGTAAAATGAGCAGAATGGACTGGCATATTTCAGAAACCTGTGATTTCCTTCGGACGTACGGAGTATTGCTTTTTTCTTTTGCCGGATGTGGAATTGCGGTCAGCCTGTTTTACAAAAATAAATTAAAGAGACCGATTCAGGAACTGAAGATGGCATCACAGATGATTGCGGAGGAAGATCTGGATTTTCATATGGCTTATGAGAACGAGGACGAGATGGGGATGCTGTGCAGGGAATTTGAAAGGATGCGTGGGCAGTTGGAAGAAAATAACCGTAGACTTTGGCAGATGATCGAAGATGAGCGGGTACTGCGTGCAGCGATTGCCCATGATATCCGCTCGCCGCTTGCAATCATGCGGGGATATCAGGAAATGCTTTTGGAATTTGTTCCGGAAGATATGCTTGATCAAGAGAAAATGATGGAGATGTTAAGGGGCGGTATGCTTCAGATTGAACGGATGAACCATTTTATTGATAGTATGAGGAAGATGACGAAATTGGAAGAACGGGAATTAAACTGTTCCGTGGTAGATATCCGGCAGTTGATAAACCAGATAGAAGCTCTGGCAGAAGTCGTGGTGGAAAAATCAGAAAAGAATTTTACAGTGACGACAGTGAGAGAATCTGAAATACTGACTGCGGATGAGGAAATCATCATGGAAGTAGCGGATAATCTGTTGGCTAACGCATTCCGCTATGCCAATCAGGAAGTTAGGCTGAAGCTGACAGTGACACCCCAATATCTGAAAATGAGTATCAGGGATGACGGAATTGGATTTCAGGAAAATATCGACAGGGTGACACAGGCGTTTTATCATGAGAATCCACAGGATGACTTAAAGCATTTTGGAATGGGTATGTATATCAGCCGTATCTACTGCGAACGGCATGGTGGGAAACTGCTGATAAAAAATGTAGCAGATGGCGGTGCGGAAGTTGAGGCAGTGTTTAAAAATTATGTATTAGAAGAACAACAGCAGAAATAA